A genome region from Drosophila simulans strain w501 chromosome 2R, Prin_Dsim_3.1, whole genome shotgun sequence includes the following:
- the LOC6739367 gene encoding trichohyalin isoform X8, translating into MGSPYYRDMDEPTSPAGAGHHRSRSASRPPMAHAMDYPRTRYQSLDRGGLVDPHDREFIPIREPRDRSRDRSLERGLYLEDELYGRSARQSPSAMGGYNTGMGPTSDRAYLGDLQHQNTDLQRELGNLKRELELTNQKLGSSMHSIKTFWSPELKKERALRKEESAKYSLINDQLKLLSTENQKQAMLVRQLEEELRLRMRQPNLEMQQQMEAIYAENDHLQREISILRETIKDLECRVETQKQTLIARDESIKKLLEMLQAKGMGKEEERQMFQQMQAMAQKQMYNNYTGASGSSPPLPDIIGQYYGPGSLGPGPLSYGSGNGYGPPGYDLYGPSTSTAAGGYGLYDPQIYGPCQQTSPIRRRRYSIAGLPSATMYNDVYGYPAPPLQQTSSSNIVNLLNEAHKSISRSSQILNLTNQARQLGQLVTTPLGGGGVGMGLGRVVSSYPTLHPGDTSPPYLNDNLMQMSTSFSSQPNMYFQPQAQVQQVLPTQLTAAQSAAAAAARLRPAYSVTNLVSSYPTTTAAGYGCKYGGYGNPYQSDLGYGNPLAPFQQRQLMAHQSLHASNPAISQYYQNQGAATGTGASAAALAYNLQQQFAGTQHYGGGSQGPPLGHSHIQASVQQQMHPQYQYHVHQHQNHLQTHPLAALANTSGPFGGTLASSARDYVDGLHHAAHSHTHPHSHPHHSSHHSHHTAYPHSHSHHQQQQPHQAHHHHHLPYSKLDLDYPKLPQEHKRQLDEFRLEIQRRDQEILAMAAKMKTLEEQHQDYQRHIAVLKESLCAKEEHYNMLQTDVEEMRARLEEKNRLIEKKTQGTLQTVQERNRLTSELTELKDHMDIKDRKISVLQRKIENLEDLLKEKDNQVDMARARLSAMQAHHSSSEGALTSLEEAIGDKEKQMAQLRDQRDRAEHEKQEERDLHEREVADYKIKLRAAESEVEKLQTRLERAVTERERLEIKLEASQSELGKSKAELEKATCEMGRSSADWESTKQRIARLELENERLKHDLERSQMQLEEQTTLHKTTFGRTTMTTSQELDRAQERADKASAELRRTQAELRVTQGETEKRFSDAERAREEAAALQEKLEKSQGEVYRLKAKLENAQGEQESLRQELEKAQSGVSRIHADRDRAFSEVEKIKEEMERTQATLGKSQLQHEKLQNSLDKAQNEVDHLQDKLDKACTENRRLVLEKEKLTYDYDNLQSQLDKALGQAARMQKERETLSLDTDRIREKLEKTQVQLGRIQKERDQFSDELETLKERSESAQTLLMKAARDREAMQTDLEVLKERYEKSHAIQQKLQMERDDAVTEVEILKEKLDKALYASQKLIDEKDTSNKEFEKMLEKYDRAQNEIYRLQSRCDTAEADRARLEVEAERSGLAASKAREDLRKLQDESTRLQEACDRAALQLSRAKECEDNARSELEHSRDRFDKLQTDIRRAQGEKEHFQSELERVTYELERAHAAQTKASASVEAAKEEAAHYAVELEKMRDRYEKSQVELRKLQDTDTFGRETRRLKEENERLREKLDKTLMELETIRGKSQYESESFEKYKDKYEKIEMEVQNMESKLHETSLQLELSKGEVAKMLANQDKQRSELERAHIEREKARDKHEKLLKEVDRLRLQQSSVSPGDPVRASTSSSSALSAGERQEIDRLRDRLEKALQSRDATELEAGRLAKELEKAQMHLAKQQENTESTRIEFERMGAELGRLHDRLEKAEAEREALRQANRSGGAGAAPHPQLEKHVQKLESDVKQLAMEREQLVLQLEKSQEILMNFQKELQNAEAELQKTREENRKLRNGHQVPPAAAPPAGASPAEIQAMQKEIQTLQQKLQESERALQAAGPQQAQAAAAAGASREEIEQWRKVIEQEKSRADMADKAAQEMHKRIQLMDQHIKDQHAQMQKMQQQMQQQQQAAQQAAQQAAQQAAQQAAQQQSAAGAGGADAKELEKVRGELQVACTERDRFQQQLELLVTELEKSKMSNQEQAKQLQTAQQQVQQLQQQVQQLQQQMQQLQQAASAGAGATDVQRQQLEQQQKQLEEVRKQIDNQAKATEGERKIIDEQRKQIDAKRKDIEEKEKKMAEFDVQLRKRKEQMDQLEKSLQTQGGGAAAAGELNKKLMDTQRQLEACVKELQNTKEEHKKAATETERLLQLVQMSQEEQNAKEKTIMDLQQALKIAQAKVKQAQTQQQQQQDAGPAGFLKSFF; encoded by the exons ATGGGCAGTCCATACTACCGCGACATGGATGAGCCAACCAGTCCGGCCGGAGCGGGTCACCATCGCAGCCGGAGCGCCAGCAGACCACCGATGGCCCATGCCATGGACTATCCAA GAACCCGCTACCAATCGCTGGATCGCGGCGGACTCGTGGATCCCCACGATCGCGAGTTCATACCCATTCGGGAACCTCGCGACCGCTCCAGGGACAGATCCCTCGAACGGGGCCTGTACTTAGAGGACGAGCTCTATGGCAGATCGGCGCGCCAGAGTCCCAGCGCCATGGGTGGATATAATACGGGCATGGGCCCCACATCGGATCGAGCTTATTTGGGCGACCTGCAGCATCAGAACACCGACCTGCAGCGGGAGCTGGGGAACCTGAAGCGGGAACTGGAGCTGACCAACCAGAAGCTGGGCAGCTCGATGCACAGCATCAAGACCTTCTGGTCGCCTGAGCTCAAGAAGGAGCGGGCTCTGCGCAAGGAGGAGAGCGCCAAGTACAGTCTGATCAACGATCAGTTGAAACTGCTCAGCACGGAGAACCAG AAACAAGCCATGTTGGTGCgccagctggaggaggagtTGCGCCTGCGGATGCGACAACCCAACCTGgagatgcagcagcagatggagGCGATCTACGCGGAGAACGACCACTTGCAGCGGGAGATCAGCATCCTGCGCGAGACGATCAAGGATCTCGAGTGCCGTGTGGAGACCCAGAAGCAAACACTGATTGCCCGCGACGAGAGTATCAAGAAGCTGCTGGAAATGCTGCAGGCCAAGGGAATGG GCAAAGAGGAGGAGCGCCAGATGTTCCAGCAGATGCAGGCCATGGCCCAGAAGCAG ATGTACAATAACTACACGGGCGCCAGCGGAAGCAGTCCTCCATTGCCGGACATTATTGGCCAGTACTACGGGCCGGGAAGTCTGGGTCCGGGCCCCCTGTCCTACGGCTCGGGCAATGGTTACGGCCCGCCCGGTTACGATCTGTACGGCCCCTCGACCTCAACGGCAGCTGGTGGATACGGACTGTACGATCCGCAGATCTACGGACCGTGCCAGCAAACCTCGCCCATCCGGAGAAGGCGCTACAGTATTGCCGGCCTGCCCTCGGCCACTATGTACAATGATGTCTACGGCTATCCGGCACCTCCGCTCCAGCAGACCAGCTCCTCGAACATTGTGAATCTGTTGAACGAGGCACACAAGTCGATATCGCGCAGCTCGCAGATACTGAATCTCACGAATCAGGCCCGTCAATTGGGTCAGCTGGTGACCACGCCGCTGGGAGGAGGCGGAGTTGGCATGGGCCTGGGTCGAGTGGTGTCCAGTTACCCCACCCTGCATCCGGGGGACACCTCGCCGCCGTACCTCAACGATAACCTCATGCAGATGTCCACGAGCTTCTCCTCGCAGCCCAACATGTACTTCCAGCCGCAGGCGCAGGTGCAGCAGGTGCTGCCCACCCAGCTGACAGCGGCACAGAGTGCAGCCGCAGCGGCAGCCCGACTGCGTCCGGCCTACTCCGTAACGAATCTGGTGTCCAGTTACCCGACGACGACCGCGGCGGGCTATGGCTGCAAGTACGGGGGCTACGGGAATCCGTACCAGAGCGATCTGGGCTACGGCAATCCCCTGGCCCCCTTCCAGCAGCGCCAGCTGATGGCCCACCAGTCGCTGCACGCCTCCAATCCCGCCATTTCGCAGTACTACCAGAACCAGGGAGCCGCAACCGGAACGGGAGCCTCGGCGGCCGCACTGGCCTAcaacctgcagcagcagttcgCGGGAACGCAACACTACGGCGGCGGATCCCAGGGACCGCCGCTGGGACACTCGCACATCCAGGCGTcggtgcagcagcagatgcatcCGCAGTACCAGTACCATGTGCACCAGCATCAGAATCACCTGCAGACGCATCCGCTGGCGGCGCTGGCCAACACGAGCGGTCCGTTCGGAGGGACGCTGGCCAGCAGTGCCAGGGACTATGTGGACGGACTGCATCATGCGGCCCACTCGCACacgcatccgcattcgcatccgcacCACTCCTCGCATCATTCGCATCACACGGCATACCCGCACTCGCATTcgcaccatcagcagcagcagccgcatcaagcccaccatcaccaccatctGCCATACTCGAAACTAGACTTAGATTACCCGAAACTGCCGCAAGAGCATAAGCGACAA CTGGACGAATTCCGTCTTGAAATACAGAGAAGGGATCAAGAGATCCTGGCGATGgcggccaaaatgaaaacactcGAGGAGCAGCACCAG GACTACCAGCGGCACATAGCGGTGCTCAAGGAGTCGCTATGTGCCAAAGAGGAGCACTACAACATGCTGCAGACGGACGTCGAGGAGATGCGCGCCCGCCTCGAGGAGAAGAACCGCCTCATCGAGAAGAAGACCCAGGGCACCCTGCAGACGGTCCAGGAACGGAATCGCCTCACCAGCGAGCTCACCGAGCTCAAGGACCACATGGACATCAAGGACCGCAAGATCAGCGTGCTGCAGCGCAAG ATCGAAAACCTCGAGGATCTGCTGAAGGAGAAGGACAACCAGGTGGACATGGCGCGTGCCCGTTTGTCGGCCATGCAGGCGCACCACAGCAGCTCCGAGGGCGCCTTGACCAGCCTGGAGGAGGCCATCGGCGACAAGGAGAAGCAGATGGCCCAGCTGCGTGATCAGCGGGATCGCGCCGAGCACGAGAAGCAGGAGGAGCGGGATCTTCACGAGCGCGAGGTGGCCGACTACAAGATCAAACTGCGGGCTGCCGAGAGTGAGGTGGAGAAGCTGCAGACGCGCCTGGAGCGGGCGGTCACCGAGCGGGAGCGGCTGGAGATCAAGCTGGAGGCCTCGCAAAGCGAACTGGGCAAGTCGAAGGCCGAGCTGGAGAAGGCCACCTGCGAAATGGGCAGGAGCAGCGCCGACTGGGAGTCCACCAAGCAGAGGATCGCCCGCCTGGAGCTGGAGAACGAGCGGCTGAAACACGATCTGGAGCGTTCGCAG ATGCAGCTAGAAGAACAGACCACACTACACAAA ACAACCTTTGGCAGGACCACGATGACCACGTCCCAGGAACTGGATCGAGCCCAGGAGCGGGCCGACAAGGCCTCAGCCGAGCTGCGACGCACCCAGGCCGAGCTGAGAGTCACACAG GGCGAAACTGAAAAACGTTTT TCGGATGCGGAAAGAGCACGCGAGGAGGCGGCCGCCCTGCAGGAGAAGCTGGAGAAGAGCCAGGGCGAGGTGTACCGACTCAAGGCCAAGCTGGAGAACGCCCAGGGCGAGCAGGAGAGTCTGCgccaggagctggagaaggCGCAGAGCGGTGTCTCTCGCATCCACGCCGACCGCGATCGG GCCTTCTCCGAGGTGGAAAAGATCAAGGAGGAGATGGAGCGCACCCAGGCCACGTTGGGCAAGTCGCAGCTGCAGCACGAGAAGCTGCAGAACTCGCTGGACAAGGCCCAGAACGAGGTCGACCATCTGCAGGATAAGCTGGACAAGGCCTGCACGGAGAACCGCCGCCTGGTGCTCGAGAAGGAGAAGCTCACCTACGACTACGACAACCTGCAGTCGCAGCTGGACAAGGCCTTGGGCCAGGCGGCCAGGATGCAGAAGGAGCGCGAGACCCTCTCCTTGGACACGGACCGCATACGCGAGAAGCTGGAGAAGACGCAG GTGCAACTGGGTCGCATCCAGAAGGAGCGGGATCAATTCTCCGACGAGCTGGAGACGCTCAAGGAGCGCTCGGAGTCGGCACAGACCCTCCTGATGAAGGCCGCCCGCGACCGGGAGGCGATGCAAACGGATCTGGAGGTCCTCAAGGAGCGCTACGAGAAGTCACACGCTATTCAGCAGAAACTCCAG ATGGAGCGCGACGATGCGGTCACCGAAGTCGAGATCCTCAAGGAGAAACTGGACAAGGCGCTGTACGCCAGCCAGAAGCTGATCGACGAGAAGGACACCTCCAACAAGGAGTTCGAAAAGATGCTGGAGAAGTACGATCGGGCCCAGAACGAGATCTATCGCCTACAGTCCCGCTGCGATACGGCAGAAGCGGATAGAGCCCGCCTGGAGGTGGAGGCGGAGCGATCTGGCCTGGCTGCCAGCAAGGCTCGCGAGGATCTGCGCAAGCTGCAGGACGAGAGCACTCGGCTGCAGGAGGCCTGCGATCGGGCGGCGCTCCAGTTGAGCCGCGCCAAGGAGTGCGAGGACAATGCGCGCAGCGAACTGGAGCACAGTCGCGATCGCTTCGACAAGCTACAAACGGACATTCGGCGTGCCCAGGGCGAGAAGGAGCACTTCCAGTCCGAGCTGGAGAGGGTCACCTACGAACTGGAGCGGGCACATGCCGCCCAGACCAAGGCGAGCGCCAGCGTGGAGGCGGCCAAGGAGGAGGCGGCCCACTATGCCGTAGAGCTTGAGAAGATGCGCGACCGCTACGAGAAGAGCCAGGTGGAGCTGCGCAAGCTGCAGGACACGGACACCTTCGGGCGGGAGACGCGACGCCTCAAGGAGGAGAACGAGCGGCTGCGCGAGAAGCTGGACAAGACGCTCATGGAACTGGAGACCATCCGCGGCAAATCGCAGTACGAATCGGAGTCCTTCGAGAAGTACAAGGACAAGTACGAGAAGATCGAGATGGAGGTGCAGAACATGGAGTCGAAGCTGCACGAGACCAgcctgcagctggagctgtCGAAGGGCGAGGTGGCCAAGATGCTGGCCAACCAGGACAAGCAGCGATCCGAGCTGGAACGGGCGCACATCGAGCGGGAGAAGGCACGCGACAAGCATGAGAAGCTACTGAAGGAGGTCGATCGTTTGCGCCTGCAACAGTCCTCGGTGAGCCCCGGCGATCCGGTCCGAGCGTCGACGTCCTCCTCTTCCGCTCTGTCCGCTGGCGAGCGGCAGGAGATCGACCGCCTGCGGGATCGCCTTGAAAAGGCGCTGCAGTCGCGTGACGCCACCGAGCTGGAGGCCGGTCGCTTGGCCAAGGAACTGGAGAAGGCGCAAATGCATCTGGCCAAGCAGCAGGAGAACACCGAGTCCACGCGCATCGAGTTCGAGCGCATGGGCGCTGAGCTCGGTCGCCTGCACGATCGCCTCGAGAAGGCCGAGGCCGAACGGGAAGCCCTGCGTCAAGCGAACCGGAGCGGCGGAGCTGGCGCTGCCCCCCATCCGCAGCTGGAGAAGCACGTCCAGAAGCTGGAGTCAGACGTCAAGCAGCTGGCCAtggagcgggagcagctgGTCCTGCAACTGGAGAAGAGCCAGGAGATCCTCATGAACTTCCAGAAGGAGCTCCAGAACGCAGAGGCGGAGTTGCAGAAGACGCGCGAGGAGAACCGCAAGCTGCGCAACGGTCACCAAGTGCCGCCAGCCGCCGCTCCACCCGCCGGAGCCTCTCCCGCCGAGATCCAGGCCATGCAAAAGGAGATCCAGACCCTACAGCAGAAGCTCCAGGAGTCGGAGCGCGCCCTGCAAGCCGCCGGTCCACAGCAGGCCCaggctgcagcggcggcaggaGCGAGTCGCGAGGAGATCGAGCAATGGCGCAAGGTCATCGAGCAGGAGAAGAGTCGTGCCGACATGGCCGACAAGGCCGCCCAGGAGATGCACAAGCGCATTCAG ctTATGGACCAACACATCAAGGATCAGCACGCCCAGATGCAgaagatgcagcagcagatgcaacagcagcagcaggcagcacAGCAGGCAGCACAGCAGGCGGCACAGCAGGCGGCGCAGCaggcggcgcagcagcagtCCGCAGCAGGTGCCGGCGGAGCGGACGCCAAAGAGTTGGAGAAGGTCAGAGGCGAACTCCAGGTGGCGTGCACCGAGCGGGATCGCTTCCAGCAGCAACTGGAGCTCCTGGTCACAGAGCTGGAGAAGAGCAAG ATGTCCAACCAGGAGCAGGCAAAACAGCTCCAAACGGCAcagcagcaagtgcagcaactgcaacagcaggtgcaacagctgcagcagcagatgcaacaactgcagcaggctGCCAGTGCGGGAGCAGGCGCCACCGACGtgcagcgccagcagctggagcagcaacaaaagcaactgGAGGAGGTGCGCAAGCAGATCGACAACCAGGCCAAGGCCACCGAGGGCGAGCGCAAGATCATCGACGAGCAGCGCAAGCAGATCGACGCCAAGCGCAAGGACATCGAggaaaaggagaagaagaTGGCCGAGTTCGATGTCCAGCTGCGTAAGCGCAAGGAGCAGATGGACCAGCTGGAGAAGTCGCTCCAGACGCAGGGAGGCGGAGCGGCGGCAGCCGGCGAGCTGAACAAGAAGCTCATGGACACGCAGCGGCAACTGGAAGC ATGCGTCAAGGAGCTGCAGAATACAAAGGAGGAGCACAAGAAGGCGGCAACCGAAACGGAGCGTTTGCTGCAATTGGTACAAATGTCGCAGGAGGAGCAGAACGCCAAGGAGAAGACCATCATGGATTTGCAACA AGCCTTAAAGATCGCTCAAGCCAAAGTCAAACAAGCACAaacgcagcaacagcaacagcaggat GCTGGACCAGCTGGCTTCTTGAAGAGCTTTTTCTAA
- the LOC6739367 gene encoding myosin-9 isoform X14: MDNAYVYYKLDEFRLEIQRRDQEILAMAAKMKTLEEQHQDYQRHIAVLKESLCAKEEHYNMLQTDVEEMRARLEEKNRLIEKKTQGTLQTVQERNRLTSELTELKDHMDIKDRKISVLQRKIENLEDLLKEKDNQVDMARARLSAMQAHHSSSEGALTSLEEAIGDKEKQMAQLRDQRDRAEHEKQEERDLHEREVADYKIKLRAAESEVEKLQTRLERAVTERERLEIKLEASQSELGKSKAELEKATCEMGRSSADWESTKQRIARLELENERLKHDLERSQMQLEEQTTLHKTTFGRTTMTTSQELDRAQERADKASAELRRTQAELRVTQGETEKRFSDAERAREEAAALQEKLEKSQGEVYRLKAKLENAQGEQESLRQELEKAQSGVSRIHADRDRAFSEVEKIKEEMERTQATLGKSQLQHEKLQNSLDKAQNEVDHLQDKLDKACTENRRLVLEKEKLTYDYDNLQSQLDKALGQAARMQKERETLSLDTDRIREKLEKTQVQLGRIQKERDQFSDELETLKERSESAQTLLMKAARDREAMQTDLEVLKERYEKSHAIQQKLQMERDDAVTEVEILKEKLDKALYASQKLIDEKDTSNKEFEKMLEKYDRAQNEIYRLQSRCDTAEADRARLEVEAERSGLAASKAREDLRKLQDESTRLQEACDRAALQLSRAKECEDNARSELEHSRDRFDKLQTDIRRAQGEKEHFQSELERVTYELERAHAAQTKASASVEAAKEEAAHYAVELEKMRDRYEKSQVELRKLQDTDTFGRETRRLKEENERLREKLDKTLMELETIRGKSQYESESFEKYKDKYEKIEMEVQNMESKLHETSLQLELSKGEVAKMLANQDKQRSELERAHIEREKARDKHEKLLKEVDRLRLQQSSVSPGDPVRASTSSSSALSAGERQEIDRLRDRLEKALQSRDATELEAGRLAKELEKAQMHLAKQQENTESTRIEFERMGAELGRLHDRLEKAEAEREALRQANRSGGAGAAPHPQLEKHVQKLESDVKQLAMEREQLVLQLEKSQEILMNFQKELQNAEAELQKTREENRKLRNGHQVPPAAAPPAGASPAEIQAMQKEIQTLQQKLQESERALQAAGPQQAQAAAAAGASREEIEQWRKVIEQEKSRADMADKAAQEMHKRIQLMDQHIKDQHAQMQKMQQQMQQQQQAAQQAAQQAAQQAAQQAAQQQSAAGAGGADAKELEKVRGELQVACTERDRFQQQLELLVTELEKSKMSNQEQAKQLQTAQQQVQQLQQQVQQLQQQMQQLQQAASAGAGATDVQRQQLEQQQKQLEEVRKQIDNQAKATEGERKIIDEQRKQIDAKRKDIEEKEKKMAEFDVQLRKRKEQMDQLEKSLQTQGGGAAAAGELNKKLMDTQRQLEACVKELQNTKEEHKKAATETERLLQLVQMSQEEQNAKEKTIMDLQQALKIAQAKVKQAQTQQQQQQDAGPAGFLKSFF, from the exons ATGGACAATGCCTATGTCTACTACAAG CTGGACGAATTCCGTCTTGAAATACAGAGAAGGGATCAAGAGATCCTGGCGATGgcggccaaaatgaaaacactcGAGGAGCAGCACCAG GACTACCAGCGGCACATAGCGGTGCTCAAGGAGTCGCTATGTGCCAAAGAGGAGCACTACAACATGCTGCAGACGGACGTCGAGGAGATGCGCGCCCGCCTCGAGGAGAAGAACCGCCTCATCGAGAAGAAGACCCAGGGCACCCTGCAGACGGTCCAGGAACGGAATCGCCTCACCAGCGAGCTCACCGAGCTCAAGGACCACATGGACATCAAGGACCGCAAGATCAGCGTGCTGCAGCGCAAG ATCGAAAACCTCGAGGATCTGCTGAAGGAGAAGGACAACCAGGTGGACATGGCGCGTGCCCGTTTGTCGGCCATGCAGGCGCACCACAGCAGCTCCGAGGGCGCCTTGACCAGCCTGGAGGAGGCCATCGGCGACAAGGAGAAGCAGATGGCCCAGCTGCGTGATCAGCGGGATCGCGCCGAGCACGAGAAGCAGGAGGAGCGGGATCTTCACGAGCGCGAGGTGGCCGACTACAAGATCAAACTGCGGGCTGCCGAGAGTGAGGTGGAGAAGCTGCAGACGCGCCTGGAGCGGGCGGTCACCGAGCGGGAGCGGCTGGAGATCAAGCTGGAGGCCTCGCAAAGCGAACTGGGCAAGTCGAAGGCCGAGCTGGAGAAGGCCACCTGCGAAATGGGCAGGAGCAGCGCCGACTGGGAGTCCACCAAGCAGAGGATCGCCCGCCTGGAGCTGGAGAACGAGCGGCTGAAACACGATCTGGAGCGTTCGCAG ATGCAGCTAGAAGAACAGACCACACTACACAAA ACAACCTTTGGCAGGACCACGATGACCACGTCCCAGGAACTGGATCGAGCCCAGGAGCGGGCCGACAAGGCCTCAGCCGAGCTGCGACGCACCCAGGCCGAGCTGAGAGTCACACAG GGCGAAACTGAAAAACGTTTT TCGGATGCGGAAAGAGCACGCGAGGAGGCGGCCGCCCTGCAGGAGAAGCTGGAGAAGAGCCAGGGCGAGGTGTACCGACTCAAGGCCAAGCTGGAGAACGCCCAGGGCGAGCAGGAGAGTCTGCgccaggagctggagaaggCGCAGAGCGGTGTCTCTCGCATCCACGCCGACCGCGATCGG GCCTTCTCCGAGGTGGAAAAGATCAAGGAGGAGATGGAGCGCACCCAGGCCACGTTGGGCAAGTCGCAGCTGCAGCACGAGAAGCTGCAGAACTCGCTGGACAAGGCCCAGAACGAGGTCGACCATCTGCAGGATAAGCTGGACAAGGCCTGCACGGAGAACCGCCGCCTGGTGCTCGAGAAGGAGAAGCTCACCTACGACTACGACAACCTGCAGTCGCAGCTGGACAAGGCCTTGGGCCAGGCGGCCAGGATGCAGAAGGAGCGCGAGACCCTCTCCTTGGACACGGACCGCATACGCGAGAAGCTGGAGAAGACGCAG GTGCAACTGGGTCGCATCCAGAAGGAGCGGGATCAATTCTCCGACGAGCTGGAGACGCTCAAGGAGCGCTCGGAGTCGGCACAGACCCTCCTGATGAAGGCCGCCCGCGACCGGGAGGCGATGCAAACGGATCTGGAGGTCCTCAAGGAGCGCTACGAGAAGTCACACGCTATTCAGCAGAAACTCCAG ATGGAGCGCGACGATGCGGTCACCGAAGTCGAGATCCTCAAGGAGAAACTGGACAAGGCGCTGTACGCCAGCCAGAAGCTGATCGACGAGAAGGACACCTCCAACAAGGAGTTCGAAAAGATGCTGGAGAAGTACGATCGGGCCCAGAACGAGATCTATCGCCTACAGTCCCGCTGCGATACGGCAGAAGCGGATAGAGCCCGCCTGGAGGTGGAGGCGGAGCGATCTGGCCTGGCTGCCAGCAAGGCTCGCGAGGATCTGCGCAAGCTGCAGGACGAGAGCACTCGGCTGCAGGAGGCCTGCGATCGGGCGGCGCTCCAGTTGAGCCGCGCCAAGGAGTGCGAGGACAATGCGCGCAGCGAACTGGAGCACAGTCGCGATCGCTTCGACAAGCTACAAACGGACATTCGGCGTGCCCAGGGCGAGAAGGAGCACTTCCAGTCCGAGCTGGAGAGGGTCACCTACGAACTGGAGCGGGCACATGCCGCCCAGACCAAGGCGAGCGCCAGCGTGGAGGCGGCCAAGGAGGAGGCGGCCCACTATGCCGTAGAGCTTGAGAAGATGCGCGACCGCTACGAGAAGAGCCAGGTGGAGCTGCGCAAGCTGCAGGACACGGACACCTTCGGGCGGGAGACGCGACGCCTCAAGGAGGAGAACGAGCGGCTGCGCGAGAAGCTGGACAAGACGCTCATGGAACTGGAGACCATCCGCGGCAAATCGCAGTACGAATCGGAGTCCTTCGAGAAGTACAAGGACAAGTACGAGAAGATCGAGATGGAGGTGCAGAACATGGAGTCGAAGCTGCACGAGACCAgcctgcagctggagctgtCGAAGGGCGAGGTGGCCAAGATGCTGGCCAACCAGGACAAGCAGCGATCCGAGCTGGAACGGGCGCACATCGAGCGGGAGAAGGCACGCGACAAGCATGAGAAGCTACTGAAGGAGGTCGATCGTTTGCGCCTGCAACAGTCCTCGGTGAGCCCCGGCGATCCGGTCCGAGCGTCGACGTCCTCCTCTTCCGCTCTGTCCGCTGGCGAGCGGCAGGAGATCGACCGCCTGCGGGATCGCCTTGAAAAGGCGCTGCAGTCGCGTGACGCCACCGAGCTGGAGGCCGGTCGCTTGGCCAAGGAACTGGAGAAGGCGCAAATGCATCTGGCCAAGCAGCAGGAGAACACCGAGTCCACGCGCATCGAGTTCGAGCGCATGGGCGCTGAGCTCGGTCGCCTGCACGATCGCCTCGAGAAGGCCGAGGCCGAACGGGAAGCCCTGCGTCAAGCGAACCGGAGCGGCGGAGCTGGCGCTGCCCCCCATCCGCAGCTGGAGAAGCACGTCCAGAAGCTGGAGTCAGACGTCAAGCAGCTGGCCAtggagcgggagcagctgGTCCTGCAACTGGAGAAGAGCCAGGAGATCCTCATGAACTTCCAGAAGGAGCTCCAGAACGCAGAGGCGGAGTTGCAGAAGACGCGCGAGGAGAACCGCAAGCTGCGCAACGGTCACCAAGTGCCGCCAGCCGCCGCTCCACCCGCCGGAGCCTCTCCCGCCGAGATCCAGGCCATGCAAAAGGAGATCCAGACCCTACAGCAGAAGCTCCAGGAGTCGGAGCGCGCCCTGCAAGCCGCCGGTCCACAGCAGGCCCaggctgcagcggcggcaggaGCGAGTCGCGAGGAGATCGAGCAATGGCGCAAGGTCATCGAGCAGGAGAAGAGTCGTGCCGACATGGCCGACAAGGCCGCCCAGGAGATGCACAAGCGCATTCAG ctTATGGACCAACACATCAAGGATCAGCACGCCCAGATGCAgaagatgcagcagcagatgcaacagcagcagcaggcagcacAGCAGGCAGCACAGCAGGCGGCACAGCAGGCGGCGCAGCaggcggcgcagcagcagtCCGCAGCAGGTGCCGGCGGAGCGGACGCCAAAGAGTTGGAGAAGGTCAGAGGCGAACTCCAGGTGGCGTGCACCGAGCGGGATCGCTTCCAGCAGCAACTGGAGCTCCTGGTCACAGAGCTGGAGAAGAGCAAG ATGTCCAACCAGGAGCAGGCAAAACAGCTCCAAACGGCAcagcagcaagtgcagcaactgcaacagcaggtgcaacagctgcagcagcagatgcaacaactgcagcaggctGCCAGTGCGGGAGCAGGCGCCACCGACGtgcagcgccagcagctggagcagcaacaaaagcaactgGAGGAGGTGCGCAAGCAGATCGACAACCAGGCCAAGGCCACCGAGGGCGAGCGCAAGATCATCGACGAGCAGCGCAAGCAGATCGACGCCAAGCGCAAGGACATCGAggaaaaggagaagaagaTGGCCGAGTTCGATGTCCAGCTGCGTAAGCGCAAGGAGCAGATGGACCAGCTGGAGAAGTCGCTCCAGACGCAGGGAGGCGGAGCGGCGGCAGCCGGCGAGCTGAACAAGAAGCTCATGGACACGCAGCGGCAACTGGAAGC ATGCGTCAAGGAGCTGCAGAATACAAAGGAGGAGCACAAGAAGGCGGCAACCGAAACGGAGCGTTTGCTGCAATTGGTACAAATGTCGCAGGAGGAGCAGAACGCCAAGGAGAAGACCATCATGGATTTGCAACA AGCCTTAAAGATCGCTCAAGCCAAAGTCAAACAAGCACAaacgcagcaacagcaacagcaggat GCTGGACCAGCTGGCTTCTTGAAGAGCTTTTTCTAA